A portion of the Micromonospora tarapacensis genome contains these proteins:
- the argS gene encoding arginine--tRNA ligase domain-containing protein, translating to MASPYVLVNHLWWGRRPAPATIPCPAVRTWPAVHLLSWVGRARRRRGNRIRITESAYNTALPGVAADLERGAVAVTSDGALCVFFDDVRGPDGAPTPLIVRKRDGGSDRPRGAAAPGHRVARGPAVVRGRSGPSWPGRARSRRRSTRRPRWNRPSGR from the coding sequence ATGGCATCTCCGTACGTCCTGGTGAATCACCTGTGGTGGGGCCGTCGGCCGGCGCCGGCCACCATACCGTGCCCGGCCGTGCGCACGTGGCCAGCGGTTCACCTGCTCAGCTGGGTCGGCCGCGCGCGACGTCGGCGCGGCAACCGGATCAGGATCACGGAGAGCGCCTACAACACCGCGCTGCCCGGGGTCGCGGCCGACCTGGAACGCGGCGCGGTCGCGGTGACCAGCGACGGGGCGCTCTGCGTCTTCTTCGACGACGTACGCGGACCGGACGGTGCGCCCACGCCGCTGATCGTCCGCAAGCGTGACGGCGGTTCCGACCGACCTCGCGGCGCTGCGGCACCGGGTCACCGAGTCGCGCGCGGACCGGCTGTTGTACGTGGTCGATCCGGTCCATCCTGGCCAGGGCGGGCGAGGTCGAGGCGACGGTCGACCCGACGGCCACGCTGGAACCGGCCGAGCGGGCGTTGA
- a CDS encoding potassium transporter TrkA, giving the protein MGKGIYVQELPGIGKRYDVDLGSNTQRISVVVRRDGARDLYVFAAGEDDPVAVIEMSEEQARKVGALLAGTYFSE; this is encoded by the coding sequence ATGGGCAAAGGAATATACGTGCAGGAACTGCCGGGAATCGGCAAGCGGTACGACGTCGACCTGGGCAGCAACACCCAGCGGATCTCGGTCGTGGTGCGCCGCGACGGTGCCCGCGACCTGTACGTCTTCGCCGCCGGCGAGGATGATCCGGTGGCCGTGATCGAGATGTCGGAGGAGCAGGCGCGCAAGGTCGGCGCGCTGCTGGCCGGCACCTACTTCTCCGAGTAG
- a CDS encoding AbfB domain-containing protein → MDPNVSPAQDARFRVLPGLAGGAGHVSFESVNYPGYYLRHYGFDFVLAANDGGSVFAADATFRQVAGLGNSSWSSFQSYNYPDRHIRHYAYQLRLDPINDAQARNDATFRLTS, encoded by the coding sequence ATCGACCCGAACGTCAGTCCCGCCCAGGACGCCCGGTTCCGCGTGCTGCCCGGCCTGGCCGGCGGCGCCGGCCACGTGTCGTTCGAGTCGGTCAACTACCCGGGTTACTACCTGCGGCACTACGGGTTCGACTTCGTGCTGGCGGCCAACGACGGCGGCTCGGTCTTCGCTGCCGACGCCACCTTCCGACAGGTCGCCGGGCTGGGAAACTCGTCGTGGTCGTCCTTCCAGTCGTACAACTACCCGGATCGGCATATCCGGCACTACGCCTACCAGCTCCGGCTCGACCCGATCAACGACGCGCAGGCGCGCAACGACGCCACATTCCGCCTGACCTCGTAG
- a CDS encoding MIP/aquaporin family protein, translated as MVDLRRYVAELIGTFLLVFFGVGSAIAARVEGGVVVVSLAFGFVMLALVYTIGQLSGSHVNPAVTLGVLLSGKISLLGAVAYWIAQFLGAALASFLLWVLVRWGGVTDQTGVLGANGYGTNINAGGAMLLETVLTFLFVLVVLVVGKRSTDLSGFAGLAIGLALGVANLVGVGLTGAAVNPARAFGPAIFEGGDALGQLWVFIVFPLLGGVLAALVAPLVEHGSGVTRIGTPRPAGR; from the coding sequence ATGGTCGACCTCAGACGGTACGTAGCCGAGCTCATCGGCACCTTCCTGCTGGTGTTCTTCGGCGTGGGCAGCGCCATCGCCGCCCGGGTCGAGGGCGGCGTGGTGGTGGTCTCGCTGGCGTTCGGGTTCGTGATGCTCGCGCTGGTCTACACGATCGGCCAGCTCTCCGGCAGCCACGTGAACCCGGCGGTGACCCTCGGCGTGCTGCTCTCCGGCAAGATCTCGCTGCTCGGGGCGGTGGCGTACTGGATCGCCCAGTTCCTCGGTGCCGCCCTGGCGTCCTTCCTGCTCTGGGTGCTGGTGCGGTGGGGTGGGGTGACCGACCAGACCGGTGTGCTGGGCGCCAACGGCTACGGTACAAACATCAACGCCGGTGGAGCGATGCTGCTGGAGACCGTCCTGACGTTCCTGTTCGTCCTGGTCGTGCTGGTGGTGGGCAAGCGCAGCACGGACCTGTCGGGCTTCGCCGGCCTGGCGATCGGGCTGGCGCTGGGCGTGGCGAACCTGGTGGGTGTCGGGCTGACCGGGGCGGCGGTGAATCCCGCCCGCGCCTTCGGCCCGGCGATCTTCGAGGGTGGGGACGCGCTCGGGCAGCTCTGGGTGTTCATCGTCTTTCCGCTGCTCGGTGGGGTCCTGGCAGCGCTGGTCGCGCCACTTGTCGAACACGGCTCCGGCGTCACCAGGATCGGCACGCCCCGGCCGGCCGGGCGCTGA
- a CDS encoding VOC family protein, whose product MTTVDRVQPNETTVPLLPCAAVEETLAFWRALGFVTTYEQRKPYVYLALRWSGFELHYGPAPRDLDPATESSGGCLVMVDSVAPYHSAFTDAMRQAYGKVLGRGLPRITRFRPGASRFSIVDPSGNTVIFIARNEPEELEYGGSKRLTGLARVLDNARILREFKTDDRAAFRALDSGLRRHGDDASSVERALALAALIELATALPELERVPQWGSRLRALTLTEPEREQVRQAMADPGLLEPWLPGTP is encoded by the coding sequence ATGACGACCGTCGATCGCGTCCAACCCAACGAGACCACGGTGCCGCTGCTGCCCTGCGCGGCCGTCGAGGAGACCCTCGCCTTCTGGCGGGCGCTCGGCTTCGTGACCACGTACGAGCAGCGGAAGCCGTACGTGTACCTCGCGCTGCGGTGGAGCGGCTTCGAGCTGCACTACGGACCGGCGCCCCGCGACCTCGACCCGGCGACCGAGAGCAGCGGCGGCTGCCTGGTCATGGTCGACTCGGTGGCGCCCTACCATTCGGCCTTCACCGACGCGATGCGCCAGGCGTACGGCAAGGTGCTCGGCCGGGGATTGCCCCGAATCACCCGCTTCCGCCCCGGCGCGTCGCGGTTCAGCATCGTCGACCCGTCCGGCAACACCGTCATCTTCATCGCCCGGAACGAGCCGGAGGAACTGGAGTACGGCGGCTCGAAGCGGCTGACCGGGCTGGCCCGGGTGCTGGACAACGCGCGGATCCTGCGTGAGTTCAAGACCGACGACCGGGCGGCGTTCCGGGCGCTCGACTCCGGCCTGCGCCGGCACGGGGACGACGCGTCGAGCGTCGAGCGGGCGCTGGCCCTCGCCGCGCTGATCGAGTTGGCCACCGCACTGCCGGAGCTGGAGCGGGTACCGCAGTGGGGTAGCCGGCTCCGGGCGCTCACCCTGACCGAGCCGGAGCGGGAACAGGTTCGGCAGGCCATGGCCGATCCGGGCCTCCTCGAACCCTGGTTGCCCGGAACCCCCTGA
- a CDS encoding aminotransferase class III-fold pyridoxal phosphate-dependent enzyme has protein sequence MDPDDPTEEIAVQHRLSRQHVVDMCRTMLARGYLKATEGNVSVRVPGHRLYAVTPSNYDYDRMRVADVCLVDFDGRQVPDDSGAGLEPSIECGMHANIYRQRPDVNAIVHTHQPYASALAFLRKPIPALTDEQVRFLGREVAIVDYAPSGTGFLARNVQKKVSSGDNAFIIANHGVVAVGTDPDRAVFNMALLEKVSIAYLLALTSEAGKVYTIPTAIREIAFGKLRADEKRIAAQITRAVQPLRVPADEPLPSADATAAESADAAEAASATPAPAQTTAGEAAGTESARLGYAISEYPDVDDVLRRLKALTAQPVRGLRHDALLDVLNYFDTRCRASKEITDRARGRIPGGVQHNLAFNYPFPLAVDKAEGAYLVDRDGNTYIDFLQAGGPTILGSNYAPVNERVAEVVRACGPVTGLFHEYELKLAEIIHRFMPHVQMYRSLGSGTEAVMAAVRGARAFTGKKMVIKVGGAYHGWSDTMVYGLRVPGTYRMNAKGIPFGATSRTRESFPHDLGQLKRKLIENRLRGGTAAVIVEPVGPESGTRPVPRDFNAHVRALCDEFGALLIFDEVITGFRLGLGGAAGYFGVTPDLTVLGKAVSGGYPMAGGVGGRADVMAVFGSGLDGKSGAHIQVGGTLSANPLSCAAGYFAIEEMARTNAPLIAGRAGDRLTRGLQRLIDSYGLPYVAYNQGSIVHLECSGVMLLDMRNPVKLLRENKARKRLMEQMGAAYTAHGIITLAGSRMYTSMADTDEVVDDALARFDRVFALVEGV, from the coding sequence ATGGACCCGGACGACCCGACGGAGGAGATCGCCGTGCAGCACCGCCTGTCCCGCCAGCACGTCGTCGACATGTGCCGGACCATGCTCGCCCGCGGCTACCTCAAGGCCACCGAGGGCAACGTCTCGGTCCGCGTGCCCGGCCACCGGCTCTACGCGGTGACCCCGAGCAACTACGACTACGACCGGATGCGCGTGGCGGACGTCTGCCTCGTCGACTTCGACGGCAGGCAGGTGCCCGACGACTCCGGCGCCGGGCTCGAACCGTCGATCGAGTGCGGGATGCACGCCAACATCTACCGGCAGCGCCCGGACGTCAACGCGATCGTGCACACCCACCAGCCGTACGCCTCGGCGCTGGCCTTCCTGCGCAAGCCGATCCCGGCGCTGACCGACGAGCAGGTGCGCTTCCTCGGTCGCGAGGTGGCGATCGTCGACTACGCCCCGTCGGGCACCGGCTTCCTTGCCCGCAACGTGCAGAAGAAGGTGAGCAGCGGCGACAACGCGTTCATCATCGCCAACCACGGGGTGGTCGCCGTGGGCACCGACCCGGACCGGGCGGTGTTCAACATGGCGTTGCTGGAGAAGGTCTCCATCGCGTACCTGCTGGCACTGACCAGCGAGGCGGGGAAGGTCTACACCATCCCGACCGCGATCCGGGAGATCGCCTTCGGCAAGCTGCGCGCCGACGAGAAGCGGATCGCCGCGCAGATCACCAGGGCGGTGCAACCGCTGCGGGTGCCGGCCGACGAGCCGCTTCCGAGCGCCGACGCGACCGCCGCCGAGAGCGCCGACGCCGCCGAGGCCGCGAGCGCCACGCCAGCGCCGGCGCAGACCACGGCCGGCGAGGCGGCGGGCACCGAGTCGGCCCGCCTCGGCTACGCGATCAGCGAGTACCCGGACGTCGACGACGTGCTGCGGCGGCTGAAGGCGCTGACCGCCCAGCCGGTGCGCGGGCTGCGCCACGACGCGCTGCTGGACGTGCTCAACTACTTCGACACCAGGTGCCGGGCCAGCAAGGAGATCACCGACCGGGCCCGGGGTCGGATCCCCGGCGGCGTGCAGCACAACCTGGCCTTCAACTACCCGTTCCCGCTCGCCGTCGACAAGGCCGAGGGCGCCTACCTGGTGGACCGGGACGGCAACACCTACATCGACTTCCTCCAGGCCGGCGGGCCGACGATCCTGGGCAGCAACTACGCCCCGGTCAACGAGCGGGTCGCCGAGGTGGTCCGGGCCTGCGGGCCGGTGACCGGCCTGTTCCACGAGTACGAACTCAAGCTCGCCGAGATCATCCACCGGTTCATGCCGCACGTGCAGATGTACCGCTCCCTCGGCTCCGGCACCGAGGCGGTGATGGCCGCCGTCCGGGGCGCCCGCGCCTTCACCGGCAAGAAGATGGTGATCAAGGTCGGCGGCGCGTACCACGGCTGGTCCGACACGATGGTGTACGGGCTGCGGGTGCCCGGCACGTACCGGATGAACGCCAAGGGCATCCCGTTCGGCGCGACCAGCCGCACCCGCGAGTCCTTCCCGCACGACCTGGGCCAGCTCAAGCGCAAGCTGATCGAGAACCGGCTGCGTGGCGGCACCGCCGCCGTCATCGTCGAACCGGTCGGCCCGGAGTCCGGCACCCGCCCGGTGCCCCGCGACTTCAACGCGCACGTCCGCGCGCTCTGCGACGAGTTCGGCGCACTGCTCATCTTCGACGAGGTGATCACCGGTTTCCGGCTCGGTCTCGGCGGCGCGGCCGGCTACTTCGGCGTCACCCCCGACCTGACCGTGCTGGGCAAGGCGGTCTCCGGCGGCTACCCGATGGCCGGCGGGGTCGGCGGGCGGGCCGACGTGATGGCGGTCTTCGGCTCCGGGCTGGACGGCAAAAGTGGGGCGCACATCCAGGTCGGCGGCACGCTGTCGGCCAACCCGCTGTCCTGCGCGGCCGGCTACTTCGCGATCGAGGAGATGGCCCGGACCAACGCGCCGCTGATCGCCGGCCGCGCCGGTGACCGGCTCACCCGAGGGCTGCAACGGCTGATCGACTCCTACGGTCTGCCGTACGTCGCGTACAACCAGGGGTCCATCGTGCACCTGGAGTGCAGCGGCGTGATGCTGCTCGACATGCGCAACCCGGTGAAGCTGCTGCGCGAGAACAAGGCCCGCAAACGGCTGATGGAGCAGATGGGCGCCGCGTACACGGCGCACGGCATCATCACCCTGGCCGGCTCCCGGATGTACACCTCGATGGCCGACACCGACGAGGTCGTCGACGACGCGCTCGCCCGGTTCGACCGGGTCTTCGCGTTGGTCGAGGGGGTCTGA
- a CDS encoding lactonase family protein, translating into MKRSVALAAALLAGLTSIGSVPGAAFADGGGPGYNHDDRKGGDYHHGDEGAVFVQTNKAEGNTIKVYDRDKGGHLTKAGEYETGGLGGFTIGAPVDALASQGSLTYHRGMLFAVNAGSNTLTVFGVDGTKLHKLQVIWSGGLLPVSVTARGDLVYVLNAGGEGSVQGFELHKGRLSRIDDSNRSLGLHNGNPPAFGTAPAQIEIDPDSEFVLVSTKAANVMFSYEIGRDGGLARNPVISDAGDAPFGFTFDTDDTLLVTESNTNAVSRFELEDDGALDQIGPSVPNGQQATCWIQQVGDFFYVANAGSSTISSYRLNDHGKLELVKAVAVDTGGGAIDMTTSDGFLYVQNAAAGNVQGYEVNKDGSLTLVTTVEGLPKFENGIGMEGIAAS; encoded by the coding sequence ATGAAGCGCAGTGTAGCGCTCGCGGCAGCCCTCCTGGCGGGTCTGACCAGCATCGGATCGGTCCCGGGGGCGGCCTTCGCTGACGGCGGCGGCCCGGGATACAACCACGACGACCGCAAGGGAGGTGACTACCACCACGGCGACGAGGGCGCGGTCTTCGTCCAGACCAACAAGGCCGAGGGCAACACCATCAAGGTGTACGACCGCGACAAGGGCGGCCACCTCACCAAGGCGGGTGAGTACGAAACCGGCGGGCTGGGCGGGTTCACCATCGGCGCGCCGGTCGACGCGCTGGCCTCGCAGGGGTCCTTGACCTACCACCGCGGAATGCTGTTCGCCGTGAACGCCGGCAGCAACACCCTGACGGTCTTCGGTGTCGACGGCACCAAGCTGCACAAGCTCCAGGTCATCTGGTCCGGGGGTCTGCTGCCGGTCAGCGTCACGGCCCGTGGCGACCTCGTCTACGTCCTCAACGCCGGTGGTGAGGGCTCGGTCCAAGGCTTCGAGCTGCACAAGGGGCGCCTGTCGCGGATCGACGACTCCAATCGGTCGCTCGGGCTGCACAACGGTAACCCGCCCGCGTTCGGGACCGCCCCGGCTCAAATCGAGATCGACCCGGACAGCGAGTTCGTGTTGGTGTCGACCAAGGCCGCCAATGTCATGTTCAGCTACGAGATCGGTCGCGACGGCGGACTGGCCCGGAACCCCGTCATCAGCGACGCGGGGGACGCTCCGTTCGGCTTCACCTTCGACACCGACGACACGCTGCTGGTCACCGAATCCAACACGAACGCGGTCAGCCGGTTCGAGCTCGAGGACGACGGCGCCCTCGACCAGATCGGGCCGTCGGTGCCCAACGGCCAGCAGGCGACGTGCTGGATCCAACAGGTCGGCGACTTCTTCTACGTCGCCAACGCCGGCAGCTCCACCATCAGTTCCTACCGCCTCAACGACCACGGCAAGCTTGAACTCGTCAAGGCCGTCGCCGTCGACACCGGCGGCGGGGCGATCGACATGACCACCAGCGACGGCTTCCTGTACGTCCAGAACGCCGCCGCCGGCAACGTGCAGGGCTACGAGGTGAACAAGGACGGCTCCCTGACTCTTGTCACCACTGTGGAGGGCCTGCCCAAGTTCGAGAACGGTATCGGCATGGAAGGCATCGCTGCCTCCTGA
- a CDS encoding cation:proton antiporter domain-containing protein: protein MHADLVGFGALVLIAGLLARFGRRINLPTVPFFMLAGILLGPGTPGPVLIAHPEDLSLLASLGLVLLLFHLGVEFPIGQVLGSGRRLFVAAGCYILLNVGAGLIFGLALGWGGHEAFVVAGALGISSSAIVTKLLIELRRLANAETPVILGIIVIEDLFLALYLALLSPLLSGAGTAGELALRIGLSFAYLVVLFAVARFGARLVSKVIDSNEDELLAILMVGLVVLVAGVSAEIGVSDAIGALMIGLVVARTPIRERVERLVLPLRDVFAAVFFVAFGLSIDVGDFGSVALPVLLAVTMTIVTNVLAGLIAGRLFGLNQRGAANVGLTVLGRGEFSLILATLALTAGLDGRLGPFIALYVLILAVVSPLLAANSRYLARIIPDRLLHASWRYVREETISTACTHLDRIHITESDAHACPQCVESGDDWVQLRMCLTCGAVGCCSDSVNNHAEEHYRHTGHPLIRSLEEGEEWRYCYIDGALVREPMGATRE from the coding sequence GTGCACGCTGACCTTGTGGGCTTCGGAGCCCTCGTGCTGATCGCGGGCCTGCTGGCCCGCTTCGGCCGTCGGATCAACCTGCCCACCGTGCCGTTCTTCATGCTCGCCGGCATCCTGCTCGGGCCGGGCACCCCTGGCCCCGTGCTGATCGCCCACCCCGAGGACCTGAGCCTGCTCGCCTCGCTCGGCCTGGTGCTGCTGCTGTTCCACCTGGGCGTCGAGTTCCCGATCGGGCAGGTGCTCGGCAGTGGCAGGCGGCTGTTCGTCGCGGCCGGCTGCTACATCCTGCTCAACGTCGGCGCCGGGCTGATCTTCGGTCTCGCGCTGGGCTGGGGTGGCCACGAGGCGTTCGTGGTCGCCGGTGCGCTCGGCATCTCCTCGTCGGCCATCGTCACCAAGCTGCTCATCGAGCTGCGCCGGCTGGCCAACGCGGAGACCCCGGTCATTCTCGGCATCATCGTGATCGAGGACCTGTTCCTCGCGCTGTACCTGGCGCTGCTCTCGCCGCTGTTGTCCGGCGCCGGGACCGCCGGGGAACTCGCGCTGCGCATCGGGCTCAGCTTCGCGTACCTGGTGGTGCTCTTCGCCGTGGCCCGCTTCGGTGCCCGCCTGGTCAGCAAGGTGATCGACAGCAACGAGGACGAACTGCTGGCCATTCTCATGGTCGGGTTGGTGGTGCTCGTCGCCGGCGTCTCGGCCGAGATCGGTGTCTCCGACGCGATCGGCGCCCTGATGATCGGTCTGGTGGTGGCCCGCACTCCCATCCGCGAGCGGGTGGAACGCCTGGTGCTGCCGCTGCGGGACGTCTTCGCGGCGGTCTTCTTCGTGGCGTTCGGGCTGAGCATCGACGTCGGCGACTTCGGTTCGGTGGCGCTGCCGGTGCTGCTGGCGGTCACGATGACCATCGTCACCAACGTGCTGGCGGGCCTGATCGCCGGCCGGTTGTTCGGGCTCAACCAGCGCGGGGCGGCCAACGTCGGCCTGACGGTGCTGGGCCGGGGCGAGTTCTCGCTGATCCTCGCCACCCTCGCCCTCACCGCCGGCCTCGACGGCCGACTCGGCCCGTTCATCGCGCTTTACGTGCTGATCCTTGCCGTGGTCAGCCCGCTGCTCGCCGCGAACTCCCGCTACCTCGCCCGGATCATTCCGGACCGGCTGCTGCACGCCAGCTGGCGGTACGTGCGCGAGGAGACCATCAGCACCGCCTGCACCCACCTGGACCGGATCCACATCACCGAGTCCGACGCGCACGCGTGCCCGCAGTGCGTGGAGAGCGGTGACGACTGGGTGCAGCTGCGGATGTGCCTGACCTGCGGGGCGGTCGGCTGTTGCAGCGACTCGGTCAACAACCACGCCGAGGAGCACTACCGGCACACCGGGCACCCGCTGATCCGGTCGCTGGAGGAGGGCGAGGAGTGGCGCTACTGCTACATCGACGGCGCCCTGGTCCGCGAGCCGATGGGCGCCACCCGGGAGTGA
- a CDS encoding xylulokinase — translation MAATAAQTLAIDLGTSGMKAALVAADGTVTGWAERPVPLRLLPGGGAEQDPLAWWAALGEVAGELGRAHPEQLRAVGTVCASTQGEGTIAVDAAGEPLTRCISWLDMRGAAHLRRQFGGFPAYQGMSVRRIARWLRLTGGMPSPTGKDPAAHMLFVRDTMPQVYARTATFLNVLDWINLKLTGRTVATVDSILTSWLTDNRRPGDIRYSPALVADCGIDRDKLPPIVACTDVIGTLTPAAAAHLGLPESVRVVAGAIDNTAAAIGAGTTGDREPHLYVGTSSWIAAHVPRKKTDVTAGIAAVPCAIGDRYLMTALQATAGANLTWLRDKIVEYDDPLLAAGHLSRDEGTIFDAFDTIIPTVPPGARGVLYTPWLYGERAPVDDPNLRAGFLNISLDTNRSDLLRAVFEGVALNTRWLTRAVDRFLGAPVTSMAITGGGALSDSWCQIFADVLGVEIRRDAQPLAVNARGAGWIGAVGTGQLTFADIPALMRTDRVFTPTPAHQATYDEIFQTYRELHRRLAPVYRRLNRRADPT, via the coding sequence GTGGCCGCCACCGCAGCGCAGACCCTCGCGATCGACCTGGGCACCTCGGGGATGAAGGCCGCCCTGGTCGCCGCCGACGGCACGGTCACCGGCTGGGCCGAACGACCCGTCCCGCTGCGACTGCTGCCCGGCGGCGGCGCCGAACAGGACCCCCTGGCGTGGTGGGCGGCGCTCGGCGAGGTCGCGGGCGAGCTGGGCCGGGCCCACCCGGAGCAGCTGCGGGCCGTCGGCACGGTCTGCGCCTCCACCCAGGGTGAGGGGACCATCGCGGTGGACGCCGCCGGTGAACCGCTGACCCGATGCATCAGCTGGCTCGACATGCGCGGCGCGGCGCACCTGCGGCGACAGTTCGGCGGCTTCCCCGCGTACCAGGGGATGTCGGTGCGCCGGATCGCGCGCTGGCTGCGGCTCACCGGCGGGATGCCCTCGCCGACCGGCAAGGACCCCGCCGCCCACATGCTGTTCGTCCGCGACACCATGCCGCAGGTGTACGCGCGGACCGCGACCTTCCTCAACGTCCTCGACTGGATCAACCTGAAGCTGACCGGACGCACGGTGGCCACCGTCGACTCGATCCTGACCTCATGGCTGACCGACAACCGCCGGCCCGGCGACATCCGCTACTCCCCCGCCCTGGTCGCCGACTGCGGCATCGACCGCGACAAGCTGCCGCCGATCGTGGCCTGCACCGACGTGATCGGCACGCTGACCCCGGCCGCCGCCGCGCACCTCGGGCTGCCCGAGTCGGTGCGGGTCGTCGCCGGCGCGATCGACAACACCGCGGCGGCGATCGGCGCCGGCACCACCGGCGACAGGGAACCGCACCTGTACGTCGGCACCTCGTCGTGGATCGCGGCCCACGTGCCCCGGAAGAAGACCGACGTCACCGCCGGCATCGCCGCGGTGCCCTGCGCCATCGGCGACCGCTATCTGATGACCGCCCTACAGGCCACCGCCGGGGCCAACCTGACCTGGCTGCGGGACAAGATCGTCGAGTACGACGATCCGCTGCTCGCCGCCGGGCACCTCAGCCGCGACGAGGGCACCATCTTCGACGCGTTCGACACGATCATCCCGACGGTGCCGCCGGGCGCCCGCGGCGTGCTCTACACCCCCTGGCTGTACGGCGAACGCGCCCCCGTGGACGATCCGAACCTGCGCGCCGGCTTCCTCAACATCTCGCTCGACACCAACCGCTCCGACCTGTTGCGGGCGGTCTTCGAGGGGGTCGCCCTCAACACCCGCTGGCTCACCCGCGCGGTCGACCGCTTCCTCGGCGCGCCGGTCACCTCGATGGCCATCACCGGCGGCGGGGCGCTGTCCGACTCGTGGTGCCAGATCTTCGCCGACGTGCTCGGCGTCGAGATCCGGCGGGATGCCCAGCCGCTCGCGGTCAACGCCCGCGGCGCGGGCTGGATCGGCGCGGTCGGCACCGGGCAACTCACCTTCGCCGACATCCCCGCGTTGATGCGTACCGACCGGGTCTTCACGCCAACACCGGCCCACCAGGCCACCTACGACGAGATCTTCCAGACCTACCGGGAGTTGCACAGGCGGCTCGCCCCGGTGTACCGACGCCTCAACCGGCGCGCCGACCCCACCTGA
- a CDS encoding helix-turn-helix domain-containing protein: MPAAVRLAEVAAGLVGPDPGPIFVDDQLTALALRGESAALSVLTARRLAPLADLRTAQRDNLLVTLHSWLRHWGSRAEVSAELFVHPQTVSYRLKRLRDLYGADLDDPAARFELSVVLASHPGAPPGHG; the protein is encoded by the coding sequence GTGCCGGCCGCGGTCCGGCTCGCCGAGGTGGCCGCCGGGCTGGTCGGACCCGACCCGGGCCCGATCTTCGTCGACGACCAGCTGACCGCGCTGGCCCTGCGCGGTGAGTCGGCCGCGCTGTCGGTGCTCACCGCTCGCCGCCTGGCGCCACTGGCCGACCTGCGCACCGCGCAGCGGGACAACCTGCTGGTCACCCTGCACTCCTGGCTGCGGCACTGGGGCTCGCGCGCCGAGGTCTCCGCCGAGCTGTTCGTCCACCCGCAGACGGTCAGCTACCGCCTCAAGCGCCTGCGCGACCTGTACGGTGCCGACCTGGACGACCCGGCCGCCCGGTTCGAGCTGTCGGTGGTCCTGGCCAGCCATCCCGGTGCCCCGCCCGGCCACGGGTAG
- a CDS encoding winged helix-turn-helix domain-containing protein — protein MRVLVIEDDGQVRDAVVSALRSAGLAVDEAAGWSQAELNLTINAYDCLVLDRMLADGDSADQLYRLRRRGLAVPALMLTAMDEVRDRIAGFEAGADDYVAKPFSTAELVQRVRALCRRNGATRPTVLRVDDIEVDAARRQVRRAGVLLTVTPKEFSVLEMLMIRDPAVVSRSELIEHCWDEMADPASNVVDVIIAQLRRKLGEPQIITTVRGAGYRLATQGC, from the coding sequence ATGCGAGTCCTGGTAATCGAGGACGACGGGCAGGTTCGCGACGCGGTCGTCAGCGCGTTGCGGTCCGCCGGGCTCGCGGTGGACGAGGCGGCCGGCTGGAGCCAGGCGGAACTGAATCTGACGATCAACGCGTACGACTGCCTGGTGCTGGACCGGATGCTCGCCGACGGCGACTCCGCCGACCAGTTGTACCGGCTGCGGCGGCGTGGGCTGGCCGTGCCGGCGTTGATGCTGACCGCGATGGACGAGGTACGGGACCGGATCGCCGGTTTCGAGGCGGGTGCCGACGACTACGTGGCCAAGCCGTTCTCCACCGCCGAGCTGGTCCAGCGGGTACGGGCGCTGTGCCGACGCAACGGCGCCACCCGGCCGACGGTGCTGCGGGTGGACGACATCGAGGTCGACGCGGCGCGACGCCAGGTACGCCGGGCGGGTGTCCTGCTCACCGTCACCCCGAAGGAGTTCTCGGTCCTCGAAATGCTCATGATCCGAGACCCGGCGGTGGTGAGCCGGAGCGAGTTGATCGAGCACTGCTGGGACGAGATGGCCGACCCGGCGTCGAACGTGGTCGACGTGATCATCGCGCAGCTACGCCGCAAACTCGGCGAGCCGCAGATCATCACGACCGTACGGGGGGCGGGTTACCGGCTCGCCACGCAAGGGTGCTGA